The sequence ctacgaatgcgctcgtggcctcagaattcccaacggaggtctcgttgatcgagtcaacccccgatgccttaattccaatttctcaacccaagtcccaaaatgcatccgagtgcattgggaacgggaccaaatacacacacaagtcctaaacgaccatccgggcCTCTCAGaattgatgaatttttgaaaaagattcgtttacccaaaagtcaactttgggtcaaccatttttcactttaagcctatatttcacagaAATTGCCCGAAAAGgccataacgaccaaacaggttgTTACAGTTGGTTTATCTATAAAAGAAGATATCATTCCTTCCAGCTATAGTTGAGCAGAAATAGTTGTTTAAGCAAGAGATGGAGGAGACTTTTGGAGTATAGAATATATTTCGGAGAAAAGCAATTTCATGTATGTATGaagtcaaaaataataataataaaaaaaagagtaagtAAAAAAgagtgtgtctatatatatatattcagagGTTGTTGCTTACAAGGATTCAAAATTCATATGGAGATTGGCTTGACAACATAGATGATATTGCTAGTGAAGCAGTTTCTTTTTAGCAGAACCAATTCTCTCAAGAAGAGGAGGTACTAGAATCTAACTTGTTAGACTTCATACCTGAGAGAATAAATGAAGAACAAAACCATCTTCTATGTGCAATGCCTATAATTGAGGAAGTCAAAAATGATGTGTTTCAACTGTCAGGGGATAGTGCTTGTGGCCCTGATGGTTTTTCTAGTGTTTTCTATAAAAAATGTTGGAACATAGTAGGAGCTGATGTGTATAATGTGATTAAAAGTTTTTACGAGGGTCAGACATTGCCAAAATCAGTGACTCATACAAACCTGGTCCTCCTACCAAAGAAAGCTATTATCAACTCTTTCTCTGATCTAAGACCAATCAGTCTCAACAACTTTATTAATAAAGTTATATCTAGGTTGATACATGATACGTTAGAAGTGATTCTGCCTTCTTTAATTTCCACAAACCAATCTGGATTTGTGCAGGGTAGAAATATCATTGAAAAAGTTTTGCAAACTCAAGAATTAGTTACTAATATAAGAAAGAGAGGGAAACCAGCTAATGTGGTCATCAAGCTGGACATGGCAAAGGCATATGATAGGGTGTCCTGGAGTTTTCTTATGCAAGTGTTGAGAAAGATGGGATTTGCAGAAATGTATGTGGATATGGTTTGGAGATTGATTACCAATAATTGGTATTCTATACTAATTAATGGACAGTCCTTTGGCTTTTTCAATCCACAAGAGGGGTCAAACAGAGAGATCCTCTTTCTCCTGCTCCTTTTATTATGGCTGCAGAAGTTCTATCAAAGTCTCTTAATTCTCTATTTGAGCATGATAACTTCATAGGATATGGGATGCCAAAGTGGAGCACAAATTTGAATCATCTTGCATATGCAGATGATACAATTATATTTGCTTCAACCGATAAAGTTTCTTTACAGAAGATCATATTTATTCTGCATGAGTATGAAAGAATATCTGGGCAGAAGATTAATGCTGACAAGAGCTGTTACTACATGGATAAGAAGGTGGCTGATGGGTTGGTTCAGGAGGTGCAACAAATAACAGGCTTCACTACGAAGAATTCCCTTTCACATATTTGGGATGTCCCATTTTTCATGCAagaagacataagttgttctaTAAAGATATGTTGAAAAAAGTTAGAGACAAACTGCAGGCTTGGAAAGGTAAATTACTTTCCTTTGGTGGGAAGGCTGTGTTGATTTCCAGTGTTTTACAAAGTATACCAGTCTATTTGTTGTCTGTTATGGTACCACCAAAATGTGTTTTCAAAGAGCGTCACAAGCTGTTCAATAGATTTTTCTGGCAAACAAAAGATGAAGGTAGAAGTAAACACTATCTGCATGGGAAAAGTTATGCTATCCAAAGAATGAGGGAGGGTTAGGATTTAGATCTCTTTATGACATTTCCAAAGCACTGTTTGCAAAGCTTTGGTGGAGATTTAGGACCAGCAGCACTTTATGGTCCAACTTCATGTGGAACAAATACTGCAAGAGATTCAGACCAACTGTGGTGCAATGGAAAAAAGGTTCTCAGACTTGGAAGCTAATGTTACAATCAAGGGATGATATGGGGCATAGTATTTGGTGGGAACCAAGGAATGGATCTTCATCAACATGGTTTGATAATTGGTCTAAACTTGGCGCTTTACATGATTTTTTACCACACCAGGAGCAGAATAATGAGATAGGAGATGATCTAGAAGATTTGATAGACAATAGTCATTGGAATTATCCCAAAATGCAGGATGTATTTTCAGCAGATATAGTAGAGCATGTTAGAAATGAATTGGGCCATTTTCAGAGATCTAATGAAACATCTAAGCCATGGTGGATACATACAAGCTCTGGGAAATTTACAGTTAAGAGTGCATGGGAGAAGTTGAGACAAAGACAACAAAGATCACAGGTTTATGAGAACTTCTGGTTAAAAGGATTACCATACAAAATTTCTATGTTCTTATGGAGAGTATGGTTTTGGAAGTTACCTATAGATGAAGTTCTGCAGAAAATGAATATCAGTATAGTCTCAAGATGTTGGTGCTGTCATGTACAACAAGAAATAATGGATCATGTGTTCTTTACAGGGCCATTTGCTAGAAGAATATGGAACTATTTTTCAACAGCTGCAGGAATAATGGGCCCTTTCATATAGATCAAACAGACAGTTTTGATATGGTGGAATTTTAATACTGTGGCTAGACTGAAAGCTTTATATCAGGCCATTCCTGCATTAGTTATGTGGCAGTTATGGAAAAGTAGGAACACAAGAAGACATGAAGGCTTAGTTTCTTATGTTAAGGCGATTCATGAGATCAATAGAAATATCTACATGTTGGCTCAATACAGGTATCCTTGGTTGCAGAATATGCCAAAACTGTGGCCTTTGATGGTTGAGCTGTTGGAGAATTATAGGAATCCCTTAACTTATAAACAGGTGAAGtggaaattttctagaaatggacACTTTAAATGCAACACTGATGGTGCATCAAGAGGAAATCCAGGTCCCAGTTTTGCAACTTTTTGTGTAAGAAACAGTTCAGGAGATTTCCTACATGTTATGGCAAGGGTGTTACCAGATACAACAAATCTTGTTGCTGAGGCTGTGGCCATTGAGCAAGGCATTAAGTACTGTATTTCACATGATTTGCTGCCAGTAATTATAGAAACAGATTCATTATCAATGCAGAAGATTTTAGATAGTATATGGAAGGTGCCTTGGAGTATATCTTTAACAATTAGGAGCATCCAAAGGTGGAGAAAGGACAAGGATGTCACAGTGGAGCATGTATTGAGAGAAGGTAACTGTGTGGCAGATTTTTTTTCACTAACTTAGTTTTGATTTTGTAGGTACAATTCAATATGATCATTTTCAGGATATACCATCTCAAGGAAGGAGGCTCATCAACATGGACAAGAGTCAAATGCCAAATCTCAAGATTAGATCAGCTAGCACTCAGGAAATCAAAAGCCATAACAGCAGCAACAGGTCATAATGCTATATCAAAGGAGGTAATATAGCTGGAAATAACACTTTTTTGAGTGTGTGGTATTAACTCTGGTTTGTTCTACTTAAAACGGTGTTATTTCTTGCAATGGAATCTATAATAATCATTCAGTCACACAAGGAAGTTAGAAGAAGATATCAGCAACAGATTCTGATTATCACAGCACTTTTAGAACAGTCAAGACTTAGCATTGACATATGATACAACTGACCTCCTCTACAACCAGAATTTCCTGAAGACATCTTCATGAGATTTGATCCATTCCACCTGTGAGACTTGAAGGTGTGATAGATGGATACAAATCAAGGAATTTGGATTTATAGTTGATGCAGGTTGTAGTAGTATCAGTGTTTGGTCCTAGCTGttccacatttttattttagatagttttgctttcttttctttcttattttctatACATACTTTTAATGTTTTTTTCCTGTAAATATTTCTATGGAATAAATTGCCACTTTTTTTGGTGGTtttaagagagaaaaaaatgtcCCCACGACCTCCACCAAGGTACCTTTGCTCAAATTCCCTTACTCTAATTCCAAAATGCTCTCTCTAACTCGAATTAATTTGAACCTCATCATTGATTTACCACTTTAAACATCCCAATTGTCAAACTAGAACACCACCTAACCATTCGCGCGATTATCCCTTTCATTCGATCAACTCAACCGAATGGTAACACCAGAAGCAGTACGAACTAGCCAAACTTACACAAAAGGTACAAGGCTCTCAACCCTAATACAATATTATATGCAACACCCGATAGCCCCTTGAGTGCAAAAGCTTTACACTTGTCCAGCACTAAAGCCATTTTATTAATCAACCACTGGATCCCCCTGACCCAGGACATAACTATACATACCAACTCAATACTGAACCCTTATGTCTATCCTGCCATGAATGACAGCAAcataattctcaattcaacTAGTTCTTGATTCCATGAtatccttacctttcctctaAACACGAAGACCCGGCGAACATAACCGTTACTGAAGGACCAAGACCACAGCTGCCCAATAGCTTAAGTATCCACTCATCACAAGTAACATTGCCTTTcgacttagagcctgtttggcttagcttataagtaagttgttttcagcttttttgagtctTTGGCTGGCCAGTatataagccattttgtgcttaaaataagcccaaaaaataagttggcccGTTTGGCCTAGCTTTAAAAAAGAAGCTTATAAGTCGAAAACAGCTTATaacccaaaaaacaaaaaatatctttggcctaccccaacttattttttttttgtctcataAGCTGTTTTcggcttataagctgcttttttaagctaagccaaacgggccccTAGAACAGATAACCACTTTTCTGAAGAACCCATAAACCGCTACCATGTAGTCACGTCGAAGTCCAACTTAACTTTTTACAATGGAATAGAAATCCACTCTCATACCAATTGCAACCTTATTCTGACAAacatgtcagataccaatttttccatTCCTAATAGTGGAGATTAATCTATCCAAATTCTCTCCCTTACGCCTCCGTCCCCTTAACACGAAAAGTATTCAAACTAAAATACCTTAAGAAATCTTACTTTACTACACGTCTCCCATAAAATTCGCCCTTtatgtccttattctcaacttctcttctttattacacGCAATCACTATCCTTTTTCCAAATCTGATGGTCCTTACCAAATTTACACTCGTCCTCACATATCGACATCTAATACACTGCCACTGCTGAATTATTAACCTGCCATTGGTACACCCGCGTCACACAAACCATCATAATACCTTAGCGATGTTGAAACTTTTCCCAACCCAATCATACCTAGAACAAATCATTCTTGTTAAGCTATAAATGCACTTTTGCGACGTCCGAGCAACCAAACACTGTAAACATGGAGATCATTTGACTCTCTGTACCATCTCTCCCATTTCTCAAGAAAACCCCCACAATAAATGAGTCTTAACCAGAATCCCACACAACTGAATCCTCAAGCCATAGCTAGAAACTAAAATTGGTCTCACATCTAAATCAGGATGACACGCCTCGTACCATACCACAACACTTTCAAAAACAAAATGTTCGCATAAGAGTTTAAGTAATAATTGCGGAAATACATAAACTACGCAAGGAATATAGgctgaatagtacaagagcttctaagtaTACAACTTGAATAAAAGTTACAATATCAACTTGAATACAACTTCTGTTTAGAATGAGAATTTAACAGAAAAGTCTAGATGAACTCCGCGAGATCTTTGAAAGCTAACTGAATCTCGCTCAAGTACCTGGAACAACTCTACAACCcgaaaaggatgtagcaagaatagtatcagtacaaaaaaaatgaactgGTAGGCATCGTCGACCAACAacaattagctaacatatataaaagagaGAAACTGAAAGGTAGACAGATAAGCAGTCCAAATGCAGTCACTAAGCACATCCCTGTAAGTCTTGCAATAATATGAATCACACTAGATCTCAATAGTCTACAGTCATAGCCTAGGTGGAACCTTTAGCCCTCGAATCCATCAAATGTCTAGGTAAGTGATTAATAAGCACACAACATCTCAAATAAATCAACAACCAAGGAATCAAGAATAAAACGCACCATtgcaaaacaacatatataacaACTAGAATCAAAGATGTGAATGgatgaaatatgaatgcatgtctgatgcaatacaatgcactggccaactgtCTGATatcatacacacatgctacagaCAGAATACCTCCACATCTAGATGGTCATAACCCGTGGGGGACCCATGGCATCTATATACTATTGTACCATACAACTAGATCCCATAAATATCCGTTGCGGCGTACAACCCGATCCCATAAATTTATCCAACTAATTTCACACATCTATCAAACTAAAATCATTTCCacaccatttccatcatgcatgtatgcatgcatgaatgctGAATCACAATAAATCAATGTCAATGAATATGCTATGGATATCACAAACACCATAAGTTATATCATTACCCACAGTAAACCAAAATCGAGAACCCATTGGCATCTTATCACAAGTACACATCACAATTCAATCTTTTATTACCAATTAAAGCTCtactttctcacttatcatcatcaataccaagtGTCATGAGAAATGCAAGATGAAATGCATGTATGAATGCCaatttcaacaataatcatgagGGTGAGTAAGCATAACAACACCC is a genomic window of Lycium ferocissimum isolate CSIRO_LF1 unplaced genomic scaffold, AGI_CSIRO_Lferr_CH_V1 ctg4201, whole genome shotgun sequence containing:
- the LOC132044342 gene encoding uncharacterized protein LOC132044342: MEFFAEDGDLDESIVDTIKYHEWETFVLPPGDFCLDLVLEFYKNLNEDSNESMVMGKKIDFSPESINRHFGLKPVNDDLTRIQLAVAYWEDIEGKLCPCDESEGPKREPGKRENPRQGYPIAQLTLMRQLSYQFNGIAQQFAQLVIKNDKAEDNMAERLGRIEEKMDRGFHRSEHISMQNVIYNSSLNCDFSNTMRSMGESWGFLNLPLFPVVTWVDPATTPIPQFFHQNNLQNQLLLVDEIGKPLNQFSQEEEVLESNLLDFIPERINEEQNHLLCAMPIIEEVKNDVFQLSGDSACGPDGFSSVFYKKCWNIVGADVYNVIKSFYEGQTLPKSVTHTNLVLLPKKAIINSFSDLRPISLNNFINKVISRLIHDTLEVILPSLISTNQSGFVQGRNIIEKVLQTQELVTNIRKRGKPANVVIKLDMAKAYDRVSWSFLMQVLRKMGFAEIGVKQRDPLSPAPFIMAAEVLSKSLNSLFEHDNFIGYGMPKWSTNLNHLAYADDTIIFASTDKVSLQKIIFILHEYERISGQKINADKSCYYMDKKVADGLVQEAWKGKLLSFGGKAVLISSVLQSIPVYLLSVMVPPKCVFKERHKLFNRFFWQTKDEGRSKHYLHGKSYAIQRMREG
- the LOC132044343 gene encoding uncharacterized protein LOC132044343, which codes for MWNKYCKRFRPTVVQWKKGSQTWKLMLQSRDDMGHSIWWEPRNGSSSTWFDNWSKLGALHDFLPHQEQNNEIGDDLEDLIDNSHWNYPKMQDVFSADIVEHVRNELGHFQRSNETSKPWWIHTSSGKFTVKSAWEKLRQRQQRSQVYENFWLKGLPYKISMFLWRVWFWKLPIDEVLQKMNISIVSRCWCCHIKQTVLIWWNFNTVARLKALYQAIPALVMWQLWKSRNTRRHEGLVSYVKAIHEINRNIYMLAQYRYPWLQNMPKLWPLMVELLENYRNPLTYKQVKWKFSRNGHFKCNTDGASRGNPGPSFATFCVRNSSGDFLHVMARVLPDTTNLVAEAVAIEQGIKYCISHDLLPVIIETDSLSMQKILDSIWKVPWSISLTIRSIQRWRKDKDVTVEHVLREGTIQYDHFQDIPSQGRRLINMDKSQMPNLKIRSASTQEIKSHNSSNRS